A single Pedobacter sp. PACM 27299 DNA region contains:
- a CDS encoding aminotransferase-like domain-containing protein: MKTVTFLYEKIAADFSRQMINGLLLANDQLPSIRSICSSYQVSMSTALKAYHILESQGLIHSKPQSGYFVNPVRKLPALPNVSVPSPNMGNEDPSALVSKVYKAVNSGKVMFSLGVPSKAYLPLAKLNKLVCKTVWQLEDHASGYENLNGSTNLRRQIARISYQWGGQLREDEILPTAGCTAAMAHCFMALTEKGDTIVVESPIYFGILQLAKSLGLNILELPSHPQTGIDLEALTKSLQTNKVKLCLLVPNFSNPMGGTMPVEHKKEVVRLMEHYDIPLVENDMYSDLYFGQERPVNCKVFDESGLVLLCSSVSKTLAPGYRVGWLTPGKFAEKISRVKFSNTISSSRLTQEVVASFLEKGRYEQHLKTLRRTLHFNSLRYVEAIEKYFPDDVKVSRPDGGFMLWIELAKQINTADLYDKAIKLNISIAPGRMFTLQNQFNNCMRLSYGLPWNESAHQAIKTIGALL, translated from the coding sequence ATGAAGACAGTGACCTTTTTGTATGAGAAAATTGCGGCAGACTTTAGTCGGCAGATGATCAATGGATTGCTTTTGGCTAATGATCAGCTGCCTTCTATCAGAAGTATTTGCAGCAGTTATCAGGTGAGTATGAGCACTGCTTTGAAAGCATATCATATCTTGGAAAGTCAGGGTTTGATACATAGCAAACCTCAGTCTGGATATTTTGTAAACCCTGTCCGGAAACTGCCGGCATTACCAAATGTAAGTGTTCCATCTCCCAATATGGGAAACGAAGATCCATCTGCGCTGGTGAGTAAGGTATACAAGGCAGTCAATTCAGGTAAGGTGATGTTTTCTTTAGGTGTCCCCTCCAAAGCCTATCTACCACTTGCTAAACTAAACAAGCTAGTCTGTAAGACCGTCTGGCAATTGGAAGATCATGCCTCAGGTTATGAAAATCTGAATGGCAGTACAAATCTACGCAGACAGATCGCCAGGATATCTTATCAATGGGGAGGACAGCTCAGGGAAGATGAAATCTTACCAACAGCCGGCTGCACCGCTGCTATGGCTCATTGTTTTATGGCTTTAACGGAAAAAGGTGACACCATAGTGGTAGAAAGCCCCATCTATTTTGGCATTCTTCAATTGGCAAAATCACTGGGTTTAAACATATTGGAATTGCCCAGTCATCCGCAAACAGGAATAGACCTGGAAGCTTTAACAAAATCCCTGCAGACCAATAAAGTAAAACTGTGTTTATTGGTTCCTAATTTCAGCAATCCAATGGGAGGAACTATGCCTGTTGAACATAAAAAGGAGGTGGTCCGGTTGATGGAACATTATGATATTCCTCTGGTAGAAAATGACATGTATAGCGACCTGTATTTCGGTCAGGAGAGACCGGTTAACTGCAAAGTTTTTGATGAGAGTGGCTTGGTGCTGCTCTGCAGTTCTGTCTCTAAAACCCTGGCGCCAGGTTATCGCGTGGGCTGGCTGACACCAGGGAAGTTTGCAGAAAAAATCAGTAGGGTTAAGTTTTCAAATACCATATCTTCCAGCAGACTGACGCAGGAAGTTGTAGCTTCATTCTTAGAGAAAGGGCGTTATGAACAGCATTTAAAAACATTGAGAAGAACTTTGCATTTTAATAGTCTGCGTTATGTAGAGGCTATTGAAAAGTACTTTCCAGATGATGTAAAAGTCAGCAGACCAGACGGTGGATTTATGCTATGGATCGAACTTGCAAAGCAGATCAATACCGCTGATTTATATGATAAAGCGATTAAACTGAACATCAGCATTGCACCAGGAAGGATGTTTACCTTACAAAATCAGTTCAACAATTGCATGAGATTAAGCTATGGATTACCCTGGAATGAAAGCGCCCATCAGGCCATTAAGACGATAGGCGCTTTACTATAA
- a CDS encoding GNAT family N-acetyltransferase, with protein MEFTFKTASTKQDFEQILALQRENLYTLISKEDQEKQGFVFAEHTLELLETLAVELPQIVAVHQGKVVGYNLAMTASMKTVLPSITPMFNAFETCIFNQKPLTDYQYLVGGQVCVAKDFRGHGLLKRLYCETKNQVSNDYEACVTEISIRNPRSLKVHQKMGFEVIGTYHDGVEHWNIVAWDFKRSS; from the coding sequence ATGGAATTTACATTTAAGACCGCTTCAACGAAGCAGGATTTCGAACAGATATTAGCACTTCAACGAGAAAATTTATATACGCTGATCAGTAAAGAAGATCAGGAAAAGCAAGGATTTGTATTCGCAGAGCATACCTTGGAACTATTGGAAACGCTGGCAGTGGAGTTACCACAGATTGTTGCAGTTCACCAAGGCAAAGTGGTCGGCTATAATTTAGCGATGACCGCTTCGATGAAAACTGTGCTGCCATCAATCACACCCATGTTTAATGCTTTCGAAACCTGCATTTTTAATCAAAAACCATTGACAGATTATCAGTATTTAGTAGGCGGACAGGTTTGTGTAGCTAAAGATTTTAGAGGTCATGGTTTATTAAAAAGGCTTTACTGTGAAACAAAAAATCAGGTCTCCAATGATTATGAGGCCTGCGTTACTGAAATTTCTATTAGAAATCCAAGGTCACTAAAGGTGCATCAAAAGATGGGCTTTGAGGTCATCGGCACTTACCATGATGGCGTAGAACACTGGAATATTGTAGCCTGGGATTTTAAGCGTAGTTCTTGA
- a CDS encoding RNA polymerase sigma factor, whose translation MALNQTISDLQLIHLLKEDDQGAFTEIYSRYAEKLTGFASAKLYSLEDSRDVIHDVFVKLWEERKQLQIDRNLEAYLFTLIRYRIVDKIRKNITREDYAGIVQALRVNYESETEKLIAAKEIKKGIEQALHKLSPRVKEIYLLSREEQLSIPEIAVKLQLSEQTVKNQLTFALKHLRESLAYLSVTALILWCH comes from the coding sequence ATGGCCTTAAATCAAACCATAAGCGATCTTCAATTGATCCATCTTTTAAAAGAAGATGATCAAGGCGCTTTTACAGAGATTTATAGTCGTTATGCAGAAAAATTAACCGGTTTTGCCAGCGCTAAACTTTATAGCTTAGAAGATTCCCGTGATGTGATCCATGATGTTTTTGTGAAATTATGGGAGGAGCGGAAGCAATTACAAATAGATCGAAACCTTGAAGCTTATTTGTTTACCCTAATTCGTTACCGGATTGTTGATAAAATCAGGAAGAACATCACACGTGAAGATTATGCTGGAATCGTACAGGCTTTACGCGTTAATTATGAATCAGAAACAGAAAAATTAATCGCTGCAAAGGAGATTAAAAAAGGAATTGAGCAGGCACTTCATAAATTATCTCCCAGAGTGAAGGAAATTTATCTGTTAAGTCGCGAGGAACAGCTCAGTATCCCAGAAATAGCAGTAAAATTGCAGCTTTCTGAACAGACCGTAAAAAATCAGCTGACTTTTGCGCTGAAGCATTTACGGGAATCTCTTGCTTATTTATCTGTCACTGCATTGATCCTTTGGTGTCATTAA
- a CDS encoding FecR family protein — protein sequence MNQDHIEDLLDRYLKKETSTEENQLVEKWLTEQGNPGAEWQALDGSGKDQWLTSVFKDIKDSIHVNEPIVVKMKPQKKLGYKIAAAAAILFISLGIYFAWPLLEKGRLFSDLNAVTVPDHQKKQITLPDGSKVWLNEGSKLSYPKAFNGKSRAVYLSGEAYFDIQHDSSKPFLIHTGKLLTTVLGTAFNIKADAQTLVVTVTRGKVKVEDDGKLLSILTPNKQVSVNLSNSTFTEKTVDAKAVITWQDADLLFDDITFADAALQLQQHFQVRIAFNNDQLKNCRFSGSALNGDHLEKILKVICAFNHATWETKPDGSIIIDGPGCN from the coding sequence ATGAATCAAGATCATATTGAAGATTTACTGGACCGTTACCTAAAAAAGGAAACTTCCACCGAAGAAAATCAACTCGTTGAAAAATGGCTGACAGAGCAGGGAAATCCAGGTGCTGAATGGCAGGCATTGGATGGTTCTGGTAAAGATCAGTGGCTTACCAGTGTGTTTAAAGATATTAAAGATAGCATTCATGTGAATGAACCTATCGTAGTTAAGATGAAGCCACAAAAGAAGCTAGGTTATAAAATTGCTGCTGCTGCGGCTATACTGTTTATTTCTCTTGGTATTTACTTTGCCTGGCCGCTTCTGGAAAAAGGAAGGTTGTTCTCCGACTTAAATGCCGTTACGGTTCCTGATCATCAAAAGAAACAGATCACATTGCCTGATGGGAGCAAAGTCTGGTTAAATGAAGGCTCCAAACTATCGTATCCCAAAGCCTTTAATGGCAAATCAAGGGCCGTTTATCTCTCCGGCGAAGCTTATTTTGATATTCAGCATGACAGTAGTAAACCATTTCTGATCCATACCGGCAAGTTGCTGACGACCGTTCTTGGGACTGCTTTTAATATCAAAGCTGATGCGCAAACGCTTGTCGTAACAGTCACACGTGGGAAGGTGAAAGTAGAGGACGATGGGAAACTGTTAAGTATTCTTACACCAAATAAGCAGGTCAGCGTCAATTTATCAAATAGCACTTTTACTGAAAAAACGGTGGATGCTAAAGCGGTCATCACCTGGCAAGATGCTGACCTGCTGTTTGATGACATCACTTTTGCCGATGCAGCCTTACAACTTCAACAACATTTCCAGGTCAGGATTGCCTTTAATAATGACCAGCTAAAGAATTGTCGATTTAGTGGCAGCGCGCTGAATGGAGATCACCTGGAAAAGATCTTGAAAGTGATTTGTGCTTTTAATCATGCAACATGGGAGACTAAGCCAGATGGAAGCATCATCATTGATGGTCCAGGCTGCAATTAA
- a CDS encoding outer membrane beta-barrel family protein: MKNSALVWRKGRLYVPFTIAISLNKQFIIWLMRVSFIISLFLLCSFQLLLATPANGQGMSDAKVTLKLDNEGLLSGIKKIEAQTTFRFYYRKADVKEVKGLQLSLNTRTLEKTLIELLKNTDFSFRQMDNNILLEKRQQQISYTIKGRVIGSNQKAIEFATIRIFKSSNQKIVATALADMIGKFNLTVYEKGDYLIKISSIGADSLTQKVTVDDMTSIQLPDIILNSSSKQLSNVTITSLRPLISQEADRIIYNLQEDPQSKVSSLLDMMRKVPFLSVDGQENVLLKGSSGYRIFINGKPSAMIERNPKDVLRSIPASTIKSIEVITTPPSKYDAEGLAGIINIITRKELANGYQGTVNVSEKGPVGGPGGAGSFAFKEGKFGLSSFAGISRNNAPETIGEMIRTTRGSAPTHLVQQNTNQTNSQTSYAGLEASCELDSLQLLSSQFNWSKTNTTGWATQNSVLTGANQQQYRLSNDQRNKGDGLDAAINYQLGFKANKDQLLTISYRYMKNNSSLFNVIDLFDQVNYDQSDYRQSNAASMDEHTVQADYVQPIGKVRMETGIKGIFRTNKSDFQYQNLNLLTGQYEIDGTRSNVFNNNQDVLALYNSYAYQTLNWQFKGGLRAEETIINGDYIVGSTKLQQKYLNVVPAIVANREFKDQSSVSASFSKRIQRPAIAQLNPFVDRSNPNFETSGNPDLKPITSNAFQLSYLKATKGVVSISLGYLYFNSVINAFSSYNPSTNVTLTRYENYGKGRVFKTNIYLSYPFTNRWDASFNSDLRHVAFYGKVDQVEVKNSSFEAYVYISTGYRFEKGWRANADFTLKSGGVLLPLGKTNGFKSSTFSVNKDFIQNKLTLSGAVSNPFTKYRLVNEETMGPDFLQTSNYQAYFRRFTVSLNYRFGKLKDEIKKNKRGIKNDDLSN, encoded by the coding sequence ATGAAAAATTCTGCACTTGTGTGGAGGAAAGGGAGGCTTTATGTACCTTTTACTATAGCAATATCATTAAATAAACAATTTATCATCTGGCTGATGCGTGTAAGCTTTATCATTTCCTTATTTCTTTTATGTTCTTTTCAATTGCTGCTCGCTACACCAGCAAATGGACAGGGGATGAGTGATGCTAAAGTCACGCTGAAACTTGATAATGAAGGGCTATTATCGGGCATCAAAAAGATAGAGGCCCAAACTACCTTCCGTTTTTACTATCGCAAAGCAGATGTGAAAGAAGTCAAAGGACTCCAGCTCAGCTTGAATACCAGAACCCTGGAAAAAACCTTAATAGAACTGCTAAAAAACACTGACTTCTCATTTCGTCAGATGGACAACAATATCTTATTGGAAAAGCGACAGCAGCAAATTTCTTATACGATAAAGGGCAGGGTAATTGGTAGCAACCAAAAAGCCATTGAATTTGCAACGATCCGAATCTTCAAATCATCCAATCAAAAGATCGTCGCTACAGCACTCGCAGATATGATCGGCAAGTTTAATCTGACCGTTTATGAGAAAGGAGATTATCTGATAAAAATATCTTCGATAGGCGCAGATAGCCTGACTCAAAAGGTGACAGTAGATGATATGACATCAATTCAATTACCGGATATCATACTCAATTCTTCGAGTAAACAACTAAGTAATGTCACGATTACCAGTCTTAGGCCACTCATCAGTCAGGAAGCAGATCGCATCATCTATAACCTGCAGGAAGATCCACAAAGCAAGGTCAGCAGTTTACTGGACATGATGCGAAAAGTCCCTTTTTTGTCGGTAGATGGACAAGAAAATGTGTTGCTGAAAGGTAGTTCCGGATATCGTATTTTTATCAATGGAAAGCCATCGGCGATGATCGAAAGAAACCCAAAAGATGTACTGCGTAGTATTCCTGCCTCCACCATTAAGAGTATTGAGGTGATTACCACACCACCTTCTAAATATGATGCAGAAGGCTTAGCTGGGATTATCAATATCATTACCCGCAAAGAGCTGGCTAATGGTTATCAGGGAACGGTTAATGTGAGCGAAAAGGGGCCCGTAGGTGGGCCTGGAGGTGCTGGATCCTTCGCCTTTAAAGAAGGAAAGTTTGGTTTGTCTTCATTTGCAGGAATCAGCAGAAATAATGCTCCTGAGACCATAGGAGAAATGATTCGGACAACCAGAGGCAGCGCGCCCACGCATTTAGTGCAGCAGAATACGAATCAGACCAATAGTCAGACCAGTTATGCTGGTCTGGAAGCCAGTTGCGAGCTGGATTCCCTGCAGCTGCTTTCCAGCCAATTCAATTGGAGTAAGACCAATACTACAGGCTGGGCTACACAAAATTCTGTATTGACCGGAGCAAATCAGCAGCAATACCGTTTGTCAAATGATCAGCGTAATAAGGGAGATGGACTGGATGCGGCCATTAATTATCAGTTAGGTTTTAAAGCAAATAAAGACCAGCTACTGACGATTTCTTACCGCTATATGAAAAATAACAGTTCGCTGTTTAATGTGATAGATCTATTCGATCAGGTCAATTATGATCAGTCTGATTATCGTCAATCTAATGCTGCAAGCATGGATGAACATACCGTACAGGCAGATTATGTCCAGCCAATCGGAAAAGTAAGGATGGAGACTGGCATAAAAGGGATTTTCAGAACAAATAAGAGTGATTTTCAATATCAGAACCTGAATCTGCTGACTGGACAATATGAGATAGATGGTACCCGTTCCAATGTTTTCAATAACAATCAGGATGTGCTCGCCCTTTACAACAGCTATGCTTACCAGACATTAAACTGGCAGTTCAAGGGAGGATTGAGAGCGGAAGAGACCATCATTAATGGTGATTATATAGTGGGCAGTACTAAACTGCAGCAGAAATACTTGAATGTGGTGCCAGCTATTGTTGCCAATAGAGAGTTTAAAGACCAGAGTAGTGTGAGTGCCTCTTTTTCCAAGAGGATACAGCGACCGGCTATTGCGCAGTTAAATCCATTTGTAGACCGCTCCAATCCAAATTTTGAGACCAGCGGAAACCCGGATCTGAAGCCGATTACCTCTAATGCTTTTCAACTCAGTTACCTGAAGGCCACAAAAGGTGTGGTCAGTATTTCTTTGGGCTATCTTTACTTTAATAGTGTCATTAATGCATTTTCTTCCTATAACCCTTCAACCAATGTAACCCTTACACGCTATGAAAATTATGGTAAAGGCCGCGTTTTTAAAACCAATATCTACCTTAGTTATCCCTTCACGAACCGTTGGGATGCCAGCTTTAATAGTGACTTAAGACATGTTGCGTTCTATGGCAAGGTAGATCAGGTGGAAGTTAAGAATTCAAGTTTTGAAGCATACGTGTATATTTCTACTGGATACCGTTTTGAAAAAGGATGGCGAGCCAATGCAGATTTCACTTTAAAGTCTGGCGGAGTATTATTGCCACTAGGGAAAACCAATGGATTTAAATCTTCCACTTTTAGTGTAAACAAAGATTTTATTCAAAATAAACTAACGCTTTCAGGAGCAGTGAGTAATCCATTTACGAAATACAGACTTGTGAATGAAGAGACCATGGGTCCTGATTTTCTGCAAACCAGTAATTACCAGGCTTATTTCCGACGGTTTACAGTCAGTCTGAACTACCGCTTTGGTAAGCTGAAAGACGAGATTAAAAAGAATAAGCGTGGCATCAAGAACGACGATTTGTCGAATTAA
- a CDS encoding acyltransferase family protein, which yields MKDFNSRVIYLDWLRIFAIIGVLLFHSARPFQPEDPWQVKNAVKSEILGEFSYWLSRFRMPLLLFISGAVSWFMIKGKTIGGFIILRLCRLFIPLLFGMLIIVSSKVYLERVNQGYSGTTFTNETYEYGLGAGV from the coding sequence ATGAAAGACTTTAATTCCCGTGTAATTTACCTCGATTGGCTCCGGATATTTGCCATTATAGGCGTGCTCTTATTCCATTCCGCAAGGCCATTTCAACCAGAAGATCCCTGGCAGGTCAAGAATGCCGTTAAATCTGAAATACTAGGGGAATTCAGCTATTGGCTGAGTCGTTTCAGAATGCCTTTATTGCTTTTCATTTCAGGAGCAGTCTCCTGGTTTATGATCAAAGGAAAAACAATTGGCGGATTTATCATTTTAAGGCTTTGCAGATTGTTTATTCCATTGCTCTTTGGTATGCTCATCATTGTTTCTTCTAAGGTTTATCTGGAGCGTGTAAATCAGGGCTACAGCGGAACGACCTTTACAAATGAAACATACGAGTATGGTTTGGGAGCCGGAGTTTGA
- a CDS encoding cupin domain-containing protein — MNRLENGSFKPAPSEYFTGKAFVKILVAADAVTNCNISEVAFDAGSRNNWHTHPSNQILMVKEGICYYQEEGKDLQKVNPGAVINILPGVKHWHGASPSEPMFHIAININTDKGIVNWMEAVTEEEYDQ, encoded by the coding sequence ATGAATCGTCTAGAAAATGGAAGCTTCAAACCTGCACCTTCGGAGTACTTTACTGGCAAGGCATTTGTGAAAATTTTAGTTGCCGCAGATGCAGTGACCAACTGTAACATTAGTGAGGTTGCCTTTGATGCAGGTAGCCGCAATAATTGGCATACACATCCGTCAAACCAAATATTGATGGTCAAGGAAGGCATCTGTTACTATCAGGAAGAAGGTAAAGACCTGCAAAAAGTAAATCCAGGTGCTGTGATCAATATTCTTCCTGGCGTAAAACATTGGCATGGCGCATCCCCATCTGAGCCGATGTTTCACATTGCCATTAATATCAATACAGACAAAGGCATCGTGAACTGGATGGAGGCCGTAACCGAAGAAGAATACGACCAATAA
- a CDS encoding aldo/keto reductase → MKKRTLGNSGLEVSALGFGCMGLNYGYAQTIDKNQAVSLLRAAFEKGITFFDTAEFYGPFNNEELVAEALKPFRRDVVIATKFGIKSEAGKQVQDSSPAHIRKSVEGSLKRLQTDYIDLYYQHRVDPNTPIEAVAKTIQVLIKEGKIKHWGLSEAGVQTIQRAHAVQPVTAVQSEYSLWWRKPEDELIPVLEELGIGLVPFSPLGKGFLTGTISKDTQFEKNDFRNIVPRFTAENIAANQVLIDLLNKIAVQKEASTAQLALAWLLAQKPWIVPIPGTTKPSRLTENMGAEDVFLDAGDLANIESALAEIKVAGERYPEELEKRTCL, encoded by the coding sequence ATGAAAAAGAGAACATTAGGAAATAGCGGACTGGAAGTTTCTGCCCTCGGTTTTGGTTGTATGGGTTTAAATTATGGCTATGCACAAACCATAGATAAAAATCAGGCAGTCTCACTATTACGCGCTGCATTTGAGAAAGGAATTACATTTTTTGATACAGCAGAGTTTTATGGTCCTTTTAACAATGAAGAATTGGTGGCAGAGGCTTTAAAGCCATTCAGAAGGGATGTGGTGATTGCGACTAAATTTGGGATCAAGTCCGAGGCTGGTAAACAGGTACAGGACAGCAGCCCTGCTCATATTCGTAAATCCGTGGAAGGCTCGTTAAAAAGGCTGCAAACTGACTATATAGACCTGTACTATCAGCACAGGGTGGATCCAAATACGCCTATTGAAGCCGTGGCGAAAACCATTCAGGTTTTGATCAAAGAGGGTAAAATTAAACATTGGGGACTTTCGGAAGCAGGTGTGCAAACCATTCAGCGGGCCCATGCGGTTCAACCTGTAACTGCAGTTCAGAGCGAATATTCACTTTGGTGGAGAAAACCAGAAGATGAGTTAATTCCTGTTTTGGAAGAGCTAGGGATTGGATTGGTACCTTTTAGCCCTTTAGGCAAAGGTTTCTTGACTGGAACCATTTCTAAAGACACTCAGTTTGAGAAAAATGATTTCAGGAACATTGTACCTAGATTTACTGCTGAAAATATAGCTGCAAATCAGGTGCTGATAGATTTGCTGAACAAGATCGCAGTTCAGAAAGAAGCGAGTACAGCACAGCTCGCTCTTGCCTGGCTGCTCGCACAAAAACCCTGGATTGTTCCCATTCCCGGCACCACTAAACCGAGCAGGCTGACAGAAAACATGGGTGCTGAAGATGTTTTCCTGGACGCTGGAGATTTGGCTAATATCGAATCTGCTTTGGCAGAAATAAAGGTGGCTGGTGAGCGCTATCCTGAAGAATTAGAGAAAAGAACATGTCTATAA
- a CDS encoding helix-turn-helix domain-containing protein: MNNYFSAERSKTLGLPSVAYCASELNLSPNYFGDLMKKETGKSAQEYIQAKVIDVAKDKIFDREKSISEVAYELGFKYPQHFTRVFKQRTGMSPNDYRNLN; this comes from the coding sequence TTGAACAATTACTTCTCTGCTGAGCGATCAAAAACACTCGGATTGCCTTCCGTTGCTTATTGTGCTTCGGAATTGAACCTTTCTCCTAATTATTTCGGAGATTTGATGAAGAAAGAAACCGGGAAGTCAGCACAGGAATACATCCAGGCGAAAGTGATCGATGTGGCCAAAGACAAGATTTTTGATAGAGAGAAATCCATTAGCGAAGTTGCTTATGAACTCGGCTTCAAATACCCGCAGCACTTTACCCGGGTATTTAAACAAAGAACAGGTATGTCGCCAAATGACTACCGCAATTTAAATTAA
- a CDS encoding helix-turn-helix transcriptional regulator: MIDESPKRFDRIVAILIQLQSSRVVKAQELADRFQVSLRTIYRDIRSLESSGVPILSETGTGYSIMEGYRLPPVMFTREEAGSFVAAEKLMQQMTDKTLGAYFCSAMFKVKSVLRNKDKDWITALESQILVKPYQELFNKNIPDALEIIMEGIASQKQVSLLYQAFTADEPGQRTIEPVGLFHEHNYWYVLGFCHLRQDYRQFRTDRIVQIRRTELPYLKEHDSLEQLRSKEYVPEGKILVRILVDKKIGKYIKSSKSYYGFLGEEDRGSQMEMSFMTSCTDEGFARWYMMFGDYAEILEPESLKVQVQQLAMKVIASLGILEPVLESETLTG; this comes from the coding sequence ATGATTGACGAAAGTCCAAAACGTTTTGATAGAATCGTAGCCATCCTGATCCAGCTGCAGTCCAGCCGTGTAGTAAAAGCACAGGAATTGGCGGATCGTTTTCAGGTCAGCCTGCGCACCATATACAGGGATATTCGCAGCCTGGAAAGCTCTGGAGTGCCCATCCTGTCGGAAACTGGAACGGGTTATTCGATCATGGAAGGTTACCGTCTGCCTCCAGTGATGTTTACAAGGGAAGAAGCAGGGAGTTTTGTAGCAGCCGAAAAACTCATGCAGCAAATGACCGACAAAACCCTGGGTGCCTATTTCTGCTCGGCCATGTTCAAAGTGAAATCTGTGCTGCGAAACAAGGATAAAGATTGGATTACTGCTTTAGAATCGCAAATTCTTGTTAAACCTTATCAGGAACTTTTCAATAAGAACATACCGGATGCGCTGGAAATCATTATGGAAGGGATTGCCTCGCAAAAACAGGTATCTTTGTTGTACCAGGCATTCACAGCTGATGAGCCGGGGCAAAGGACGATCGAACCTGTAGGGTTGTTCCATGAGCATAACTACTGGTACGTCTTAGGATTTTGTCACCTACGACAAGATTATAGGCAATTCCGTACCGACCGTATTGTTCAGATTCGACGTACAGAACTACCTTACCTTAAAGAACACGATTCCCTGGAGCAGCTGCGGAGCAAAGAATATGTTCCGGAGGGGAAAATTCTGGTTAGAATACTAGTAGATAAAAAGATAGGAAAATATATAAAAAGCAGCAAAAGCTATTATGGTTTCCTGGGAGAAGAGGATAGGGGCAGTCAGATGGAGATGTCTTTTATGACTTCATGTACTGATGAAGGTTTTGCTCGCTGGTATATGATGTTTGGTGATTATGCTGAAATCCTGGAACCAGAATCACTGAAAGTACAGGTACAGCAGCTGGCGATGAAAGTAATTGCGAGCTTAGGGATTCTTGAGCCGGTATTGGAATCGGAAACGTTGACTGGCTAA
- a CDS encoding DinB family protein — protein MNTSTTQVISPTELLAHWQGHRNLTRRTIEAFPEKDLFEHSIGGMRTFSGMIMELLGIGASGIEEIATEQIGELNEHFEGINQKEQLLKLWDEATEKINTYWAQIPEERFGEQITIFGRYQGTVWSSIFYFIDNEIHHRGEGYVYLRSLGIQPPFFYER, from the coding sequence ATGAATACAAGCACCACACAAGTCATCAGCCCAACAGAATTATTAGCACATTGGCAAGGACACCGAAATTTAACCCGAAGAACTATTGAGGCCTTTCCGGAAAAGGATCTTTTCGAACATTCTATTGGAGGTATGCGTACTTTCTCCGGAATGATCATGGAACTTTTAGGCATTGGGGCATCAGGAATAGAGGAAATTGCCACGGAGCAGATCGGCGAACTGAATGAGCATTTCGAAGGCATCAACCAAAAAGAACAATTGCTAAAATTATGGGATGAGGCAACGGAAAAAATCAATACCTATTGGGCACAGATTCCTGAAGAAAGATTCGGAGAACAGATTACCATCTTCGGCAGATACCAGGGAACGGTATGGTCTTCTATTTTTTACTTTATTGACAATGAAATCCACCACCGTGGAGAAGGTTATGTTTATCTGCGCAGTTTGGGCATTCAACCGCCTTTCTTTTATGAAAGATAG